The Candidatus Sysuiplasma acidicola genome contains the following window.
GTCTAGCGCCCGCAGCCCACGGAGGAAACAGGACAGGCAGAGTATTTACCGGCGATCTATCAGCCAAGTTTCTTGTTTCATGCCTTCATGAAGCAGGTTTCACCAACCAGCCGAATTCAGACGCTATTGATGACGGTCTGCAGATGATCAACGCCTACATGCTCGCCGCTGTCAGATGCGTACCGCCGGATAACGTACCAACGCCATCCGAAGCGTCAAACTGCTATCCCTTCCTTGAAAGGGAACTGAAGCTGCTGTCTCGTGCCAGGGTGGTTCTGCTTCTGGGCAAGTTTGCATTCGATTCTTATCTCCGATTCATCAAAGGCAGAGCTGTACAGGGCATGGGCCCGATGGTGTTCCGTCACGGTGCTGTCTACAGCATACCGCATATGCCGGCGATATACGTCTCATACCATCCGAGTCCGCGAAATACAAATACCGGAATATTGACAAGGGAGATGTTCATCTCGTTGCTTGAAAGGATAAAATCGGACCTTGAACACGCTCCATATAAGGTGATATGAGTGACTGATGCAGCAGACACTGGCAGGAAGCTGTCAGATTCCGTAGTGATAGACAGGGCAGACCTCATGATTGTACGCCTGCCGCTGGTAAGCCCCTTTGAAACGAGTTTCGGTATGACACGTGTTAAGGAGGCGATACTGGCGAGAATCGAAAGTGACGGGATGGAGTCATACGGTGAATGTGTCGCGGAACCATCTCCCTATTATTCCTATGAATACAACAGGCAGGCATGGGATGTAATGCACAGCTATCTGCTGCCTTCCCTTAAGGGGGTAGAGCTGCATACCCCGGCAGACTTCATTTCAGTGACAAAGAGAGTGCGCGGTCATAATATGGCAAAGGCATGCATCGAGATGGCCATATGGGATTTATTTGCCAGACGCGCCGGACGCCCTCTGAGCAAGGTGATCGGCGGCCGCAGGACACGCATAGAATGTGGTATCAGCATAGGCATTCAGAAGACGCCGGACGCTCTCCTCGGCGTCATTTCTAACAGCCTGGATGCAGGATACAGGAGAATCAAGATAAAAATCAGGCCCGGATGGGACACCAGCGTCCTCGGAAAAGTCAGAAAATCGTTCCCGGATATTCCGCTTCAGGTGGATGCCAATGCCGCCTACACCACTTCAGATTTCACGAAGCTGGGTAAACTGGATCGCTTCGGACTGCAGATGATTGAGCAGCCACTGGACTACGACGACCTGTACGGGCACTCTCTGCTGCAGCGAAAGCTCTCGACTCCAATCTGTCTGGACGAGAGCATAAAGGGGCCGGAAAGTGTGCGTCTCATGAGCAAACTCGGATCAGGCAGAATAGTGAACATCAAGGCAGGACGGGTCGGCGGTCTGTCCGCCTCGCTCGAAGTG
Protein-coding sequences here:
- a CDS encoding uracil-DNA glycosylase, yielding MADVDNFDRLRRDIVCCRKCRRLVSFREAVAAKRTRRYSDWDYWAKPVPGFGDPLAELVIIGLAPAAHGGNRTGRVFTGDLSAKFLVSCLHEAGFTNQPNSDAIDDGLQMINAYMLAAVRCVPPDNVPTPSEASNCYPFLERELKLLSRARVVLLLGKFAFDSYLRFIKGRAVQGMGPMVFRHGAVYSIPHMPAIYVSYHPSPRNTNTGILTREMFISLLERIKSDLEHAPYKVI
- the menC gene encoding o-succinylbenzoate synthase — encoded protein: MTDAADTGRKLSDSVVIDRADLMIVRLPLVSPFETSFGMTRVKEAILARIESDGMESYGECVAEPSPYYSYEYNRQAWDVMHSYLLPSLKGVELHTPADFISVTKRVRGHNMAKACIEMAIWDLFARRAGRPLSKVIGGRRTRIECGISIGIQKTPDALLGVISNSLDAGYRRIKIKIRPGWDTSVLGKVRKSFPDIPLQVDANAAYTTSDFTKLGKLDRFGLQMIEQPLDYDDLYGHSLLQRKLSTPICLDESIKGPESVRLMSKLGSGRIVNIKAGRVGGLSASLEVHDIAMKSKIPVWIGGMLETGIGRAFNVALNTLPNVRFPGDTSPSSRYFTRDIITHPFEMNGSGLMEVPKGHGTGVEVDARELEKRVVKRKSIDMA